A single Bifidobacterium scardovii JCM 12489 = DSM 13734 DNA region contains:
- a CDS encoding glycoside hydrolase family 32 protein, translating to MSDYTPTLTPIKDHDEELAKAEAGVAELASTRNDRWYPKFHIASNGGWINDPNGLCFYKGRWHVFYQLHPYGTQWGPMHWGHVSSTDMVAWRREKVAFAPSLEQEKDGVFSGSAVIGDDGKLKFYYTGHRWANGVDNTGGDWQVQMLAEPDDDNLTHETKRGMIIDCPTDKVDHHFRDPKVWKTGDTWYMTFGVSSAAKRGQMWLYTSPDMVEWTFKTVLFEHPDPDVFMLECPDFFPIRDKDGNEKWVIGFSAMGAKKNGFMNRNVSNAGYMIGTWEPGGRFQPETEFRLWDCGHNFYAPQSFNAGGEDGRQIMYGWMSPFVEPIPMQADGWCGNLTLPREITLGDDGDLVTAPVKEVEGLREDTFDHGEITLDMDGDKVICDDAEAVEIEMTIDLAGSTAERAGLKIHATEDGAYTYVAYDDQIGRVVIDRQAMAQGDRGYRTAPLSRTDELTLRVFVDRGCVEVYVNGGEQAMSSFSYASEGPRAIKLVAESGSLKVTSLKVHHLKSIGLE from the coding sequence ATGAGTGACTACACCCCTACCCTCACCCCGATCAAGGACCACGACGAGGAGCTCGCCAAGGCCGAGGCCGGCGTCGCCGAACTCGCCTCGACGCGCAACGACCGCTGGTACCCGAAGTTCCACATCGCCTCGAACGGCGGCTGGATCAACGACCCGAACGGCCTGTGCTTCTACAAGGGCCGCTGGCACGTCTTTTACCAGCTGCATCCGTACGGCACCCAGTGGGGACCGATGCACTGGGGCCACGTCTCCTCGACCGACATGGTCGCCTGGCGCCGCGAGAAGGTCGCCTTCGCCCCGAGCCTCGAGCAGGAGAAGGACGGCGTGTTCTCCGGTTCCGCGGTGATCGGCGACGACGGCAAGCTCAAGTTCTACTACACCGGCCACCGCTGGGCCAACGGCGTCGACAACACCGGCGGCGACTGGCAGGTGCAGATGCTCGCCGAGCCGGACGACGACAACCTGACGCACGAGACCAAGCGCGGCATGATCATCGACTGCCCGACCGACAAGGTCGACCATCACTTCCGCGACCCGAAGGTGTGGAAGACCGGCGATACCTGGTACATGACCTTCGGCGTCTCCTCGGCGGCCAAGCGCGGCCAGATGTGGCTGTACACCTCCCCCGACATGGTCGAGTGGACGTTCAAGACCGTGCTGTTCGAGCACCCGGACCCGGACGTGTTCATGCTTGAATGCCCCGACTTCTTCCCCATCCGCGACAAGGACGGCAACGAGAAGTGGGTCATCGGCTTCTCCGCGATGGGAGCCAAGAAGAACGGCTTCATGAACCGCAACGTCTCCAACGCCGGCTACATGATCGGCACCTGGGAGCCGGGCGGCCGGTTCCAGCCGGAAACCGAGTTCCGCCTGTGGGACTGCGGCCACAACTTCTACGCGCCGCAGTCGTTCAACGCCGGCGGCGAGGACGGCCGCCAGATCATGTACGGCTGGATGAGCCCGTTCGTCGAGCCGATCCCGATGCAGGCCGACGGCTGGTGCGGCAACCTCACGCTGCCGCGCGAGATCACGCTCGGCGACGACGGCGATCTGGTCACCGCGCCGGTCAAGGAGGTCGAGGGCCTGCGCGAGGACACCTTCGACCACGGCGAGATCACGCTGGACATGGATGGCGACAAGGTCATCTGCGACGACGCCGAAGCCGTCGAGATCGAGATGACCATCGATCTGGCAGGCTCCACCGCCGAGCGCGCCGGGCTGAAGATCCACGCCACCGAGGACGGCGCGTACACGTACGTCGCCTACGACGACCAGATCGGCCGCGTGGTCATCGACCGCCAGGCCATGGCCCAAGGCGACCGCGGCTACCGCACCGCGCCGCTGAGCCGCACCGACGAGCTGACGCTGCGCGTGTTCGTGGACCGCGGCTGCGTCGAGGTCTATGTCAACGGCGGCGAGCAGGCGATGAGCTCCTTCAGCTACGCCTCCGAAGGCCCGCGCGCGATCAAGCTGGTCGCCGAATCCGGCTCGCTCAAGGTCACCTCCCTCAAGGTGCACCACCTGAAGTCCATCGGACTGGAGTAG
- a CDS encoding CTP synthase, producing the protein MSGHYSLGLLFDVAQQERRCVRPRTDTDIRAVARRVKKNEIVRVYRGLYAVRTYWDQLDQHERTRHIVRSLALWHPQWVFCGPTAAVMHGLECSYRLSLPICIVSRTRSHGRNSAGLAHYVIPHPETSRCGSVPVTSVGRTLVDCAAKLPLRYALGPIDSALRLRRITRDELHMHLAAAPYLTGRHKAEYAFSVADGRSENGGESEGRGVLAELGFPVHDIQVEFPCLSNAYRCHRVDYWWRRADGTVVVGELDGVRKYVDPSMTSGRDIRNVVDDERDRQRCLERQGADVLRFYYSDLNDLGALAYKLRRYRVPERGGA; encoded by the coding sequence ATGTCTGGTCATTATTCGCTCGGTCTGCTGTTCGACGTCGCACAGCAGGAGCGACGCTGCGTCAGGCCGCGTACGGATACCGACATCAGGGCCGTCGCCAGACGCGTGAAAAAGAACGAGATCGTGCGCGTGTACCGGGGATTGTATGCCGTCAGGACGTACTGGGACCAGCTGGATCAGCATGAGCGTACCCGGCATATCGTGCGTTCGTTGGCATTGTGGCATCCGCAGTGGGTCTTCTGCGGCCCGACGGCGGCGGTGATGCATGGACTGGAGTGCTCCTACAGGCTGTCATTGCCGATCTGCATCGTCTCCCGGACGAGATCGCACGGCAGAAACAGCGCCGGCCTGGCGCATTATGTGATTCCCCATCCGGAGACGAGCCGCTGCGGATCGGTACCGGTCACTTCGGTGGGGAGGACGTTGGTGGATTGCGCGGCAAAACTGCCGCTGCGCTATGCACTGGGGCCCATCGATTCGGCGCTGCGGCTGCGGCGAATCACCAGGGATGAGCTGCATATGCATCTTGCTGCCGCTCCTTATCTGACGGGACGGCATAAGGCCGAATACGCATTTTCCGTGGCCGATGGGCGCAGCGAGAACGGAGGGGAGTCCGAAGGCAGGGGAGTGCTGGCCGAGTTGGGATTTCCCGTGCATGATATTCAGGTCGAGTTCCCGTGTCTGAGCAATGCGTATCGGTGCCACCGGGTCGATTATTGGTGGCGGCGTGCCGATGGCACGGTTGTGGTCGGCGAACTGGACGGTGTGCGCAAATACGTGGATCCGAGCATGACTTCCGGGCGGGATATCCGCAACGTCGTGGATGACGAGCGTGACCGACAACGTTGTCTGGAGAGGCAAGGGGCGGACGTGCTTCGGTTTTACTACAGCGACCTCAACGATCTTGGCGCGCTGGCGTATAAGTTGCGTCGGTATCGGGTTCCCGAACGCGGTGGCGCCTGA
- a CDS encoding Lrp/AsnC family transcriptional regulator, translating into MLDAGFDEADSVIVAELRRDGRATLNDLAKATSLSPSSVQSRIRKLERRGVLIGDRVQIDYHKAGLPISAFVSVLPLDYSEESEIPDRLRELEGVMSCYSVAGDPSYLLLVRVSSPEALEDLLGDIHRVVPVSTRSMVVLKTYYQDLF; encoded by the coding sequence ATGCTCGATGCCGGATTCGACGAGGCGGATTCCGTCATCGTCGCCGAACTGAGGCGCGATGGCCGTGCCACGCTGAACGATCTCGCCAAGGCGACGTCGTTGTCGCCGTCGTCGGTGCAGTCGCGTATCCGCAAGCTCGAACGCAGGGGAGTGCTCATCGGCGACCGTGTCCAGATCGACTATCACAAGGCCGGGCTGCCGATATCGGCGTTCGTGTCCGTGCTGCCTCTGGACTATTCCGAGGAGAGCGAGATTCCCGACAGGCTGCGCGAGCTGGAGGGCGTGATGTCCTGCTATTCGGTGGCCGGCGACCCGAGCTATCTGCTGCTGGTGCGCGTGTCCTCGCCCGAGGCGCTGGAGGACCTGCTCGGCGACATCCACCGGGTGGTTCCCGTGTCCACGCGCAGTATGGTGGTGCTGAAAACCTACTATCAGGACCTGTTCTGA
- a CDS encoding ABC transporter permease/substrate-binding protein — protein sequence MNAMTGLLDVLMQRHQELWQLFVEHMQMTSSAVLLSLIVGVPLGIAITGSRRCAAVVLGLANITQAIPSLGLLAVLVPIVGIGQPAAVIMVIVYALLPIIKNTYVGMNGIDPTVLKAARGIGMSDGQILAHIRLPLAVPYIMGGVRISAVTAVGTVTIGAFAGAGGLGWMINLGLNANDVNLVLLGAIPACLLALALDFVLGVVERALTPEGTKPVEKIRRMGRRERLVRYTAAGLAAVLVLVAPAASSLASVVHRDASGTVVVGGENFTEALILGNIYSQMIQRHTDLTVDEKFNLDGTLVTMSALESGKIDMFTDYTGVIAPNILKLGMSTDTDEVYRQVHDGMAQSYDAKVSKPIGFSNTYVLAVTKRTSRELGITSLSQLVAHAGELRLGCTTAFTQREDLLPKMEKNLGVSFASVEGLEGNIRYQALGSGKVDVVDAYETDAMLEKMDLVPLKDDIGFFPPYQAVSIARKAILSEHPELADVLSKLDGAITTDQMRAMNYQVDVGGRTPRDVAIEFLNKEGLI from the coding sequence ATGAATGCGATGACGGGATTGCTGGATGTGCTCATGCAGCGTCATCAGGAACTGTGGCAGCTGTTCGTCGAGCATATGCAGATGACGTCGAGCGCGGTGCTGCTGTCCCTGATCGTCGGCGTGCCGCTCGGCATCGCGATCACCGGCAGCCGGCGCTGCGCCGCGGTGGTGCTGGGGCTGGCGAACATCACCCAGGCCATTCCGAGCCTTGGCCTGCTGGCCGTGCTGGTGCCGATCGTCGGCATCGGCCAGCCGGCCGCGGTGATCATGGTGATCGTCTACGCGCTACTGCCGATCATCAAGAACACCTACGTCGGCATGAACGGCATCGATCCGACGGTGCTGAAGGCCGCCCGGGGCATCGGCATGTCCGACGGACAGATATTGGCCCATATCCGGCTGCCGCTGGCGGTCCCCTACATCATGGGCGGCGTGCGCATCTCCGCGGTGACCGCGGTCGGCACCGTGACCATCGGCGCGTTCGCCGGAGCCGGAGGTCTGGGATGGATGATCAACCTCGGGCTCAACGCCAACGACGTGAACCTAGTGCTGCTGGGCGCCATCCCCGCATGCCTGCTGGCATTGGCGCTCGATTTCGTGCTGGGCGTGGTGGAACGGGCGCTGACGCCCGAAGGCACCAAGCCGGTCGAGAAGATACGCCGGATGGGCCGGCGCGAACGACTGGTCCGGTATACGGCGGCCGGCCTGGCGGCGGTGCTCGTGCTGGTCGCCCCGGCGGCGTCGAGCCTGGCGTCGGTGGTGCACCGCGACGCCAGCGGCACGGTGGTGGTCGGCGGGGAGAACTTCACCGAAGCGCTGATCCTCGGCAATATCTACAGCCAGATGATCCAGCGCCACACCGATCTGACGGTCGACGAAAAATTCAACCTCGATGGCACGCTGGTGACCATGTCGGCGCTGGAGTCGGGCAAAATCGACATGTTCACCGACTACACCGGCGTCATCGCGCCGAACATCCTCAAACTGGGCATGTCCACCGATACCGATGAGGTCTATCGCCAGGTGCACGACGGCATGGCGCAGTCCTATGACGCCAAGGTCTCCAAGCCGATCGGATTCAGCAACACCTATGTGCTGGCCGTCACCAAGCGGACCTCGCGCGAATTGGGCATCACCAGCCTGTCGCAGCTGGTGGCCCACGCCGGCGAGCTGCGTCTCGGGTGCACGACCGCCTTCACGCAGCGCGAGGACCTGCTGCCGAAGATGGAGAAGAATCTGGGCGTGTCCTTCGCGTCGGTCGAGGGGCTGGAGGGCAACATCCGCTATCAGGCGCTCGGATCCGGCAAGGTCGACGTGGTCGACGCGTACGAGACGGACGCCATGCTGGAGAAGATGGACCTGGTGCCGCTCAAGGACGACATCGGCTTCTTCCCGCCCTATCAAGCGGTGTCCATCGCGCGCAAGGCCATCTTGTCCGAACATCCCGAACTTGCGGACGTGCTGTCCAAGCTGGACGGGGCCATCACCACCGATCAGATGCGCGCGATGAACTATCAGGTCGACGTCGGGGGACGCACCCCGCGCGACGTGGCCATCGAATTCCTGAACAAGGAAGGGCTGATCTGA
- a CDS encoding ABC transporter ATP-binding protein produces the protein MNVSKGYGGKQVLHGIDMSIERGEFVVLVGPSGGGKTTLLQLLNKMLTVDDGEIYIDGRPISRIPGTELRRSIGYVIQGGGLFPHMTVEWNIGIMMELAGRPKSEVRERVAAMFDMVELERSLLDSYPSQLSGGQQQRVGVARAFATDPDIILMDEPFSALDPITRADLQDQLVDLHHRYGKTIVFVTHDMDEAVKCADRICVIQHGAVLQFDTPAEILANPASDFVASFVGRAESVSRAIASIAGRGAGADGGRKEATR, from the coding sequence ATGAATGTCAGCAAAGGCTACGGCGGCAAGCAGGTGCTCCACGGTATCGACATGTCGATTGAGCGGGGCGAGTTCGTGGTGCTCGTCGGCCCCTCGGGCGGCGGCAAGACCACGCTGCTCCAGCTGCTGAACAAGATGCTGACCGTGGACGACGGCGAGATCTACATCGACGGGCGCCCCATCAGCCGCATTCCCGGAACCGAGCTGCGCCGGAGCATCGGCTATGTCATCCAGGGCGGCGGCCTGTTCCCGCACATGACGGTCGAATGGAACATCGGCATCATGATGGAGCTGGCCGGCAGGCCGAAATCCGAAGTCCGGGAGCGTGTCGCCGCGATGTTCGACATGGTCGAGCTGGAGCGGTCGCTGCTCGACAGCTATCCGTCGCAGCTGTCCGGCGGCCAGCAGCAGCGGGTCGGCGTGGCACGGGCCTTTGCGACCGATCCCGACATCATCCTGATGGACGAGCCGTTCTCCGCGCTGGACCCGATCACGCGCGCCGACCTGCAGGACCAGTTGGTGGATCTACACCACCGGTACGGCAAGACGATCGTGTTCGTGACCCACGACATGGACGAGGCCGTCAAATGCGCGGATCGCATCTGCGTGATCCAGCATGGCGCGGTTCTCCAGTTCGACACCCCTGCGGAGATCCTGGCCAATCCGGCCAGCGATTTCGTCGCCTCGTTCGTGGGGCGGGCGGAAAGCGTCAGTCGGGCCATCGCGTCCATCGCCGGCCGAGGGGCCGGCGCGGACGGCGGGCGCAAGGAGGCGACGCGATGA
- a CDS encoding NAD(P)-dependent oxidoreductase, with protein MTKIAICDYKEPLNRDLDLEREFFRKGLGDDTEVTVYEHHGDNEALKAAIRDADGVLTSYLEFPADVIESAPGLKGISIEATGYNYVDAAAAQRNGTAVSVIGEYCTQEVATHTMALALAVARSLKHYDREIEDKHRYDWNSTHGMIRLDDSTIGIMGLGKIGKAVARRAQGVNLTVIAYDPYCPKEAAEAVGVELVSKEELFERSDIITLNMLLTPENEHILDREAFAAMKRHPVIVNVSRGQLIDEAALADALDSGQVFGAGLDVLEDESDEGTRTSPLVGRENVILTPHSAFYSDKALYECQRIACENLVHILRGEGDAVFRMVNDVDVSGNAR; from the coding sequence ATGACGAAAATCGCAATCTGCGACTACAAGGAACCGCTGAACCGCGACCTCGACCTGGAGCGCGAGTTCTTCCGCAAGGGACTCGGCGACGACACGGAGGTGACCGTATACGAGCACCACGGCGACAACGAGGCGCTGAAGGCCGCGATCCGGGACGCCGATGGCGTGCTCACCTCATATCTGGAATTCCCCGCCGACGTGATCGAAAGCGCGCCGGGGCTCAAGGGCATCTCCATCGAGGCCACCGGATACAACTACGTGGACGCCGCGGCGGCCCAGCGCAACGGCACCGCGGTGAGCGTCATCGGCGAATACTGCACGCAGGAGGTCGCCACGCACACCATGGCGCTGGCGCTCGCCGTGGCGCGCAGCCTCAAGCACTACGACCGTGAGATCGAGGACAAGCACCGTTATGACTGGAATTCGACGCACGGCATGATCAGGCTGGACGACTCCACCATCGGCATCATGGGCCTGGGCAAGATCGGCAAGGCCGTGGCCCGCCGCGCGCAGGGGGTCAACCTCACCGTGATCGCCTATGATCCCTACTGCCCGAAGGAGGCGGCCGAAGCCGTCGGCGTCGAACTGGTGAGCAAGGAGGAGCTGTTCGAGCGCAGCGACATCATCACGCTCAACATGCTGCTCACGCCGGAGAACGAGCACATCCTCGACCGTGAGGCGTTCGCGGCGATGAAGCGGCATCCGGTGATCGTCAACGTGTCTCGCGGCCAGCTCATCGACGAGGCAGCCTTGGCGGACGCCTTGGATTCCGGCCAGGTGTTCGGCGCCGGCCTCGACGTGCTTGAGGACGAATCGGACGAGGGCACGCGCACCTCGCCGCTCGTCGGGCGCGAGAACGTGATCCTGACGCCGCACAGCGCGTTCTACTCGGACAAGGCCCTGTACGAATGCCAGCGCATCGCCTGCGAGAACCTCGTGCACATCCTCAGGGGCGAGGGCGATGCGGTGTTCCGCATGGTCAACGACGTCGACGTAAGCGGTAACGCCCGCTGA
- a CDS encoding amidohydrolase — MGSIYPQLLDAVAALRDDAFTVTQYLTAHPEVGGRERESSRFVTEFLERHGYTVERNYMDYPYAFRAYRTDDGRPRAALMCEYDALPDIGHGCGHSLSCGISVLAAMALDRAFPDFPWQIELVGTPAEETEGAKCQLVADGAFDRYDFAAMCHMDHLNAPIMWNLACNDMTITLHGRTAHASASPWKGVNAMNAAELIMHGVALMRSRFKPFMQIHGIVEEGGGLPNVVPDKAVLNYYTRALNLTELAELRRWVRQLVRGVALATGVTYEITQQYPTFAELYRNPIELKAIEETFDDLGQPHGRYETPGASTDAGNVDMLIPTIHMEIRASDPDTSLHTAAFESFMHGERANRTLLDGASAFATVIARLAYEDGLFASIRREHDRYRAEQHADPHIDTGLVEAGGPDGPTSSREE; from the coding sequence ATGGGCTCCATATACCCGCAGTTGCTGGATGCCGTCGCGGCGTTGCGCGACGACGCGTTCACGGTCACGCAGTACCTGACCGCGCATCCCGAGGTCGGTGGCCGGGAACGGGAATCCAGCCGGTTCGTGACCGAATTCCTCGAACGGCACGGCTACACCGTCGAACGGAACTACATGGATTACCCGTATGCGTTCCGGGCTTACCGAACGGATGACGGTCGGCCCCGCGCGGCCCTGATGTGCGAATACGACGCGCTGCCCGACATTGGGCACGGGTGCGGGCATTCGCTCAGCTGCGGCATCAGCGTGCTGGCGGCCATGGCCCTCGACCGGGCCTTCCCCGATTTCCCGTGGCAGATCGAACTCGTCGGCACGCCGGCCGAGGAGACCGAGGGCGCGAAGTGCCAGCTGGTCGCCGACGGCGCCTTCGACCGGTACGATTTCGCGGCGATGTGCCACATGGACCATCTCAATGCTCCGATCATGTGGAACCTGGCCTGCAACGACATGACGATCACCCTGCATGGCAGGACGGCCCACGCCTCGGCTTCGCCGTGGAAGGGCGTCAACGCCATGAACGCGGCCGAGCTGATCATGCACGGCGTGGCCTTGATGCGCAGCAGGTTCAAGCCGTTCATGCAGATCCACGGCATCGTCGAGGAGGGCGGCGGCCTGCCCAACGTCGTGCCCGACAAGGCGGTGCTCAACTACTACACGCGCGCCCTGAACCTGACGGAACTGGCCGAACTGCGCCGCTGGGTGCGCCAGCTGGTGCGCGGCGTGGCCCTCGCCACCGGGGTGACGTACGAGATCACGCAGCAGTACCCGACCTTCGCCGAACTGTACCGCAACCCGATCGAGCTGAAGGCCATCGAGGAAACCTTCGACGACTTGGGGCAGCCCCACGGGCGCTACGAGACGCCGGGAGCCTCGACCGACGCCGGCAACGTCGACATGCTGATCCCCACGATCCATATGGAGATTCGGGCGTCCGACCCGGATACGAGCCTGCACACCGCGGCGTTCGAGTCGTTCATGCACGGGGAGCGGGCCAATCGCACGCTGCTCGACGGCGCGAGCGCATTCGCCACGGTGATCGCGCGGCTGGCCTACGAGGACGGCCTGTTCGCGTCGATACGCCGGGAGCACGACCGGTACCGGGCCGAACAGCACGCCGACCCGCATATCGACACGGGACTGGTCGAAGCCGGCGGACCTGACGGGCCGACATCGTCCCGCGAGGAATAG
- a CDS encoding MFS transporter, which translates to MNPTLRKYLSLIVLGFSGGAIYCLPYIKYVFYDAMLDVMHISNAQSGFLLSMYAFVCIFLYIPGGILADKVSSKKAIILSLLGTAAVTVIFMLTFSYPVALGVWFLFAFGSGFVFWSAILKAVRMIGTEQEQGFMYGVYYAANGAGGAITNAIALKVFDGFDNARDGMFWALLVMIAAMVVAAGLLQMLLREPSREEIAETPDSEKFHFADLGTVLRNPAIWLISLVFFCVYGVYSCASFFTPYLTDVIGFDTTTAGYLQIVRSYVVMLVAAPLGGFIADRLCKSTLKWFAIGGTVLGLSILAVILVGPGASGWLVAMLTLIPGLFSMCLYGVMFSSMHEIDIPVKVGGTAIGIASIVGYLPDVILQPFFGGLIDAKGNGGYTEIFWFLTAFCVVTVVISYGLYRNFARRHAPAAAKSAEAAA; encoded by the coding sequence ATGAATCCGACACTGCGCAAGTATCTGAGCCTGATCGTGCTGGGCTTTTCCGGCGGCGCGATCTACTGCCTGCCGTACATCAAGTACGTGTTCTATGATGCGATGCTCGACGTCATGCACATCAGCAACGCCCAATCGGGCTTCCTGCTGTCGATGTATGCGTTCGTGTGCATCTTCCTGTACATTCCCGGCGGCATCCTCGCCGACAAGGTGTCGTCCAAGAAGGCGATCATCCTGTCGCTGCTGGGCACCGCCGCGGTGACGGTGATCTTCATGCTCACCTTCAGCTATCCGGTGGCCCTGGGCGTATGGTTCCTGTTCGCGTTCGGGTCGGGCTTCGTGTTCTGGTCAGCGATCCTCAAGGCGGTGCGCATGATCGGCACCGAGCAGGAGCAGGGCTTCATGTACGGCGTGTACTACGCCGCGAACGGCGCCGGCGGCGCGATCACCAACGCGATCGCGCTGAAGGTGTTCGACGGTTTCGACAATGCGCGTGACGGCATGTTCTGGGCGCTGCTGGTCATGATCGCGGCCATGGTCGTCGCCGCCGGGCTGCTGCAGATGCTGCTGCGCGAGCCCAGCCGCGAGGAGATCGCCGAGACCCCCGACAGCGAGAAGTTCCACTTCGCCGATCTGGGCACCGTGCTCAGGAATCCGGCGATCTGGCTGATCTCCCTGGTGTTCTTCTGCGTGTACGGCGTATACAGCTGCGCGTCCTTCTTCACGCCGTATCTGACCGACGTGATCGGCTTCGACACGACGACCGCCGGCTACCTGCAGATCGTGCGCTCCTATGTGGTGATGCTCGTCGCGGCGCCGCTCGGCGGATTCATCGCCGACCGCCTGTGCAAGTCCACGCTCAAGTGGTTCGCCATCGGCGGCACCGTGCTGGGCCTGTCGATCCTCGCCGTCATCTTGGTCGGCCCCGGCGCCAGCGGCTGGCTGGTCGCGATGCTGACGCTCATCCCCGGCCTGTTCTCCATGTGCCTGTACGGCGTGATGTTCTCCTCCATGCACGAGATCGACATCCCCGTCAAGGTCGGCGGCACCGCCATCGGCATCGCGTCGATCGTCGGCTATCTGCCCGACGTGATCCTCCAGCCGTTCTTCGGCGGTCTGATCGACGCGAAGGGCAACGGCGGCTACACGGAGATCTTCTGGTTCCTCACCGCGTTCTGCGTGGTCACCGTGGTCATCAGCTACGGTCTGTACCGCAATTTCGCCCGCCGCCATGCGCCGGCCGCCGCGAAGTCGGCCGAGGCCGCGGCCTGA
- the hisC gene encoding histidinol-phosphate transaminase, translating into MVNGIRKAAFACEKYVSGKSMDDVMRDYGLSSVVKLGSNENMYGPYPHALEAMRDEVSLINIYPERNYIKLKELLADKFGVADSTWVSLGHGAGNVLDSIAKTLLEEGDEVLVPEQSYRLYPEISKIMGAKVIEVPLNDQYSIDLHDYAKLLTDRTKIVWLCNPNNPTGTVVPIDDFAWFVDQMPADCWLVVDEAYAEFADADVLPDVIAAVKSGKQVIDVRTFSKYYGLAGGRIGYLIADPEFVNWYDTVSEPFNSNRTGLAGAVALLEQDADECRRCRDLMVADRERMNAELAAMGCTPVKSHANFVFFEMPYDASQVAELLLRRGVIVRPCGGWGYPNHMRVSIGTTEQNDAFLSAIRDVFAEMAKR; encoded by the coding sequence ATGGTCAACGGAATTCGCAAGGCGGCGTTCGCATGTGAGAAGTATGTGTCCGGCAAGAGCATGGACGATGTGATGCGCGACTATGGGCTGAGCAGCGTCGTCAAGCTCGGGTCGAACGAGAACATGTACGGCCCGTACCCGCATGCGCTGGAGGCGATGCGCGACGAGGTGTCGCTGATCAACATCTATCCGGAGCGCAACTACATCAAGCTCAAGGAGCTGCTGGCCGACAAGTTCGGCGTCGCCGATTCGACTTGGGTCAGCCTGGGCCACGGCGCCGGCAACGTGCTCGACAGCATCGCGAAGACGCTGCTCGAGGAGGGCGACGAGGTGCTCGTTCCGGAGCAGTCGTACCGCCTGTACCCCGAGATCTCCAAGATCATGGGGGCGAAGGTCATCGAGGTGCCGCTGAACGACCAATACTCCATCGACCTGCACGACTACGCGAAGCTGCTGACCGACCGGACCAAGATCGTCTGGCTGTGCAATCCGAACAACCCGACCGGCACCGTAGTGCCGATCGACGACTTCGCGTGGTTCGTCGACCAGATGCCCGCCGACTGCTGGCTCGTGGTCGACGAGGCCTACGCCGAGTTTGCCGACGCCGATGTGCTGCCCGATGTGATCGCCGCCGTCAAGTCCGGCAAGCAGGTCATCGACGTGCGCACCTTCTCCAAGTACTACGGACTCGCCGGCGGGCGCATCGGCTACCTGATCGCCGATCCGGAATTCGTCAACTGGTACGACACCGTATCCGAGCCGTTCAACTCCAACCGCACCGGTCTGGCCGGCGCGGTGGCCCTCCTCGAGCAGGATGCGGACGAGTGCCGGCGCTGCCGCGACCTGATGGTGGCCGACCGGGAGCGCATGAACGCCGAGCTGGCGGCGATGGGGTGTACGCCGGTGAAGTCCCACGCGAACTTCGTGTTCTTCGAGATGCCGTACGACGCTTCCCAGGTGGCCGAGCTGCTGCTGCGCCGGGGCGTGATCGTGCGCCCCTGCGGCGGATGGGGGTACCCGAACCACATGCGCGTGAGTATCGGCACCACGGAGCAGAACGACGCGTTCCTGTCTGCCATCCGCGACGTGTTCGCCGAGATGGCGAAGCGGTGA
- a CDS encoding isoprenyl transferase: MAFENVDYTSLSIPAAPFSDPSIIPDFPKNKVPRHVGVIMDGNGRWAQQRGLIRTQGHQAAEPVVFDTIAGAIEAGVRYLSLYTFSTENWKRSPQEVRFLMGFSREIIHRRVAQMDDWGVRVRWSGRRPKLWKSVIDELEVAMERTKHNRTIDVVFCINYGGRAEIADACAAIAREVRDGRISGDRVTEKMISDHLYNPDIPDCDLVIRTSGEQRTSNFLPWEAAYAELDFVPELFPDCGREVLWRSIDHYIHRDRRFGGVKK, translated from the coding sequence ATGGCTTTTGAGAACGTCGACTACACGTCGCTGAGCATCCCGGCGGCTCCCTTTTCGGATCCTTCGATCATCCCCGACTTTCCGAAGAACAAAGTGCCTCGCCACGTCGGGGTCATCATGGACGGCAACGGGCGCTGGGCCCAGCAGCGCGGGCTGATCCGCACGCAGGGGCATCAGGCGGCCGAACCCGTCGTGTTCGACACCATCGCCGGCGCGATCGAGGCCGGCGTGCGCTACCTGAGCCTGTACACCTTCTCGACCGAGAACTGGAAGCGCAGCCCCCAGGAGGTGCGTTTCCTCATGGGATTCTCGCGTGAGATCATCCACCGCCGCGTGGCGCAGATGGACGATTGGGGCGTGCGCGTGCGCTGGTCCGGGCGCCGGCCGAAGCTGTGGAAATCGGTGATCGACGAGCTTGAGGTGGCGATGGAGCGCACCAAGCACAACCGGACCATCGATGTGGTGTTCTGCATCAACTACGGCGGTCGAGCCGAAATCGCCGACGCCTGCGCGGCGATCGCGCGCGAGGTGCGTGACGGGCGCATCTCCGGCGACCGCGTCACCGAAAAGATGATCTCCGACCACCTGTACAACCCGGATATTCCCGACTGCGATCTGGTGATCCGCACCTCGGGCGAGCAGCGTACCTCGAATTTCCTGCCGTGGGAGGCCGCCTACGCCGAGCTCGATTTCGTTCCCGAGCTGTTCCCCGACTGCGGGCGCGAGGTGCTGTGGCGCTCCATCGACCACTACATCCACCGCGACCGTCGTTTCGGCGGCGTGAAGAAGTAG